One part of the Aliivibrio fischeri ATCC 7744 = JCM 18803 = DSM 507 genome encodes these proteins:
- a CDS encoding BCCT family transporter — translation MSRNKDKYSIDNTDYTVGQDNVQKWGFDVHNPVFGISAGLIALFLVAVAVTDPESAKTVLDGFKWKIINAFDGLFMWSANIFVIFCLALIVSPFGKIRLGGDKAKPDYSMVSWIAMLFAAGMGIGLMFWGVAEPVAYFTGWFETPLGVEANTPEAAKLALGATMFHWGLHPWAIYGVVALSLAFFAYNKGLPLSMRSIFYPILGDRTWGWPGHVVDILAVLATLFGLATSLGLGAQQAASGFHHVFGMDGGLGLQVAIIFVVTLLAVVSVMRGIDGGVKVISNINMLIAIVLLAFVALVTFAISMGTIPTTIMGYVENIIPLSNPHGRVDEAWMHGWTVFYWSWWISWSPFVGMFIARVSRGRTVREFITAVLIVPTLFTVLWMSIFGGVAIDQVVNNIGTLGSKGLTDVSLAMFEMFDALPMGNILSMIAVVLVLVFFITSSDSGSLVIDSITAGGKVDAPMPQRVFWAFMEGAIAVALLWVGGTEAIQALQAGAISTALPFTLILLAMCVSLVMGMRTEKYNRS, via the coding sequence ATGAGTAGAAATAAGGATAAGTACAGTATAGATAATACGGATTATACTGTTGGACAGGATAACGTTCAGAAATGGGGATTCGATGTACATAATCCCGTCTTTGGCATCAGCGCAGGTCTGATTGCACTCTTCTTAGTTGCTGTAGCAGTAACTGATCCCGAAAGCGCCAAAACCGTTCTTGATGGTTTTAAATGGAAGATCATCAATGCATTTGATGGTTTATTCATGTGGTCAGCTAATATCTTTGTTATTTTCTGTTTAGCATTGATTGTATCGCCATTTGGCAAAATTCGTCTGGGTGGTGATAAAGCCAAACCGGATTACTCAATGGTCTCTTGGATAGCAATGCTATTTGCTGCAGGTATGGGTATTGGGTTGATGTTCTGGGGCGTAGCTGAGCCTGTCGCATATTTTACTGGTTGGTTTGAAACGCCGCTTGGCGTTGAGGCAAATACTCCAGAAGCTGCGAAATTAGCACTCGGTGCAACTATGTTCCACTGGGGCTTACACCCTTGGGCTATTTATGGCGTTGTTGCTTTGTCATTAGCATTCTTTGCTTATAACAAAGGATTGCCTCTTTCAATGCGTTCTATCTTTTATCCAATTTTAGGTGATCGTACATGGGGATGGCCTGGCCACGTTGTTGATATTTTAGCGGTTCTTGCTACTTTATTTGGTCTAGCAACGTCATTAGGTTTAGGTGCTCAACAAGCTGCGAGTGGCTTCCATCATGTATTTGGTATGGATGGTGGTCTAGGTCTTCAAGTTGCGATTATTTTTGTTGTTACTTTACTTGCTGTTGTATCGGTAATGCGTGGTATTGATGGTGGTGTAAAAGTCATTAGTAACATCAATATGCTAATTGCCATTGTACTATTGGCTTTTGTTGCTCTTGTTACTTTCGCTATATCTATGGGTACGATTCCAACAACGATTATGGGATATGTGGAAAATATTATTCCGTTAAGTAATCCTCATGGTCGTGTAGATGAGGCATGGATGCATGGTTGGACTGTGTTTTATTGGTCTTGGTGGATTTCGTGGTCTCCATTTGTAGGTATGTTTATTGCGCGTGTATCTCGCGGTCGTACGGTTCGTGAGTTTATTACTGCGGTATTGATTGTACCTACATTATTTACCGTATTATGGATGTCTATCTTCGGTGGCGTTGCGATTGATCAAGTTGTAAATAACATTGGCACATTAGGTTCAAAAGGCCTGACAGATGTTTCTTTAGCTATGTTTGAAATGTTTGATGCTCTGCCTATGGGTAATATTCTTTCTATGATTGCCGTTGTTCTGGTGCTTGTGTTCTTTATCACTTCATCGGATTCAGGTTCATTGGTTATCGATAGTATTACTGCTGGTGGTAAAGTGGATGCACCAATGCCACAACGTGTGTTCTGGGCGTTTATGGAAGGTGCGATTGCTGTTGCTCTACTATGGGTTGGTGGTACTGAAGCTATCCAAGCATTACAAGCAGGTGCAATTTCAACGGCTCTACCATTTACTCTGATTTTACTTGCTATGTGTGTAAGTTTAGTTATGGGTATGAGAACAGAAAAATATAACCGTAGTTAA
- a CDS encoding ABC transporter permease — translation MNTTTTHVPTRWERFKSSDFLYYFLRDKVAMFSFAVFLVFVLGALLSPVIAPTNPYDLSSIDIMDSELPPSWMEEGDERFLLGTDDQGRDVLSTILYGSRLSLTIGFLAVAVQLTLGIIIGLSAGYFGGRIDSFLMRFADVQLSFSTMMVAIIVSAIFKASFGTEFFSQYAVVMLVVIIGVAEWPQYARTIRASVLAEKKKEYVEAAKVMGFRSPRIMFRHILPNCLSPILVISTVQIANAIMSEAALSFLGLGLPVDQPSLGSLISIGFNYIFSGSWWITAFPGLVLVTLVLVINLLGDWLRDVFNPKIYKG, via the coding sequence ATGAATACGACAACGACTCACGTTCCAACGCGCTGGGAACGATTTAAATCATCTGATTTTCTGTATTATTTTTTACGCGATAAAGTTGCGATGTTCAGCTTTGCTGTGTTTTTGGTTTTTGTATTAGGAGCACTGCTGTCCCCTGTTATTGCACCAACTAATCCATACGACTTAAGTTCGATTGATATTATGGATTCGGAATTGCCTCCATCTTGGATGGAAGAGGGAGATGAACGATTTCTTCTTGGTACTGATGACCAAGGACGAGATGTGCTGTCGACGATTCTTTATGGTTCGCGCTTGTCATTAACGATTGGTTTCTTAGCGGTAGCGGTACAGCTTACTTTAGGCATCATTATTGGGTTATCAGCAGGCTATTTTGGTGGTCGAATTGATAGTTTCTTAATGCGATTTGCCGATGTGCAGTTGTCATTTTCGACAATGATGGTGGCAATCATTGTGTCGGCTATTTTTAAAGCCAGTTTTGGGACTGAGTTTTTCAGTCAGTATGCTGTGGTGATGCTTGTCGTGATCATCGGGGTTGCAGAGTGGCCACAATACGCTCGTACCATTCGCGCATCTGTGCTTGCTGAGAAGAAAAAAGAGTATGTGGAGGCTGCAAAAGTCATGGGGTTCCGTTCTCCTCGCATCATGTTCCGCCATATACTTCCTAACTGTTTATCGCCTATTTTGGTTATCTCAACGGTTCAAATTGCTAATGCGATTATGTCAGAGGCAGCACTGTCTTTCTTAGGATTGGGTTTACCGGTTGACCAACCTTCTTTAGGTTCGTTAATTAGTATCGGGTTTAACTACATTTTCTCTGGTTCGTGGTGGATAACCGCTTTCCCTGGACTTGTTTTAGTTACCTTAGTTTTAGTGATTAACTTACTGGGTGACTGGTTAAGGGATGTGTTTAATCCTAAAATTTATAAAGGATAA
- a CDS encoding ABC transporter permease, producing the protein MFTFLVKRLFQALIVMFVISLVAFSIQDNLGDPLRELVGQSVSEAERQALRDDLGLNDPFITKYSRFITNALQGDLGTSYFFKKPAVEVILDKLVATLELVFGAAIIIVCLSIPLGVYSAINPKSIFTKAIMAFSSIGISIPVFLTAIMLMYVFSIELNWLPSYGRGETYNLLGWESGFFTVDGLAHLILPCISLASIMLPLFIRLVRSEMLEVLSSEYIKFSKAKGIATNKIYYQHALKNTMLPVLTVGGVQIGTMVAYTILTETVFQWPGTGFLFLEAINRVDTPLITAYVIFVGLIFVVTNTIVDLLYGLINPTVDITGKGA; encoded by the coding sequence ATGTTTACGTTTCTGGTCAAGCGCCTGTTTCAGGCACTGATAGTGATGTTTGTGATCAGTCTGGTTGCGTTTTCCATCCAAGATAATTTGGGTGACCCGTTACGTGAATTAGTTGGTCAGTCGGTTTCTGAAGCTGAGCGTCAGGCTCTGCGTGATGATTTAGGTCTAAATGACCCATTTATTACCAAATATTCTCGATTTATAACTAATGCGCTACAAGGTGATCTTGGCACATCGTATTTCTTTAAAAAACCTGCGGTAGAAGTCATTCTTGATAAGTTGGTCGCAACGCTAGAATTAGTGTTTGGTGCAGCAATTATTATTGTTTGTTTATCGATACCTCTTGGGGTTTATTCTGCGATTAATCCAAAAAGTATTTTTACTAAAGCCATTATGGCATTCAGCAGTATTGGTATTTCAATACCGGTTTTCCTTACCGCGATTATGCTGATGTATGTTTTCTCGATTGAACTTAATTGGTTACCGTCTTATGGGCGAGGAGAAACGTATAATTTACTTGGTTGGGAGTCCGGCTTTTTTACTGTTGATGGCTTAGCGCATCTGATTTTGCCGTGTATTTCTCTTGCTTCAATTATGCTTCCTCTATTTATTCGTTTGGTTCGTTCTGAAATGCTAGAAGTATTAAGTTCTGAATACATCAAGTTCTCAAAAGCAAAAGGGATCGCAACCAATAAAATTTATTATCAACATGCTTTAAAAAATACCATGTTACCTGTGTTAACGGTTGGTGGGGTTCAAATCGGTACCATGGTGGCTTATACCATTCTTACTGAAACTGTTTTTCAGTGGCCGGGAACTGGGTTCTTATTTTTAGAAGCAATTAACCGTGTCGATACGCCATTAATTACCGCTTACGTTATTTTTGTTGGTCTTATCTTCGTAGTAACAAACACCATTGTTGATTTGTTATATGGATTAATTAACCCAACCGTTGATATCACAGGTAAAGGAGCGTAA
- a CDS encoding ABC transporter substrate-binding protein has product MKTMKTKLAIALMAAGLSFSAAAADITVAYDADPVSLDPHEQLSGGTLQLSHMVFDPLVRYTQSFDFEPRLAEKWERIDDKTFRFSLRKGVKFHSGNEMTADDVVWTFNRLKDSPDFKAIFEPYEKLVKIDDYTVELVSKGAYPLVLQTATYIFPMDSKFYTGKTEDGKDKSEIVKHGNSFASTHISGTGPFVVKSREQGVKVVFDRFDDYWDKSSPGNVDELTLVPIKENATRVAALLSGDVDIIAPVAPNDHKRVKNTKGIDLVTLPGTRIITFQMNQNSNEALKDVRVRQAIVHAINNEGIVKKIMKGFATTAGQQGPSGYSGYDAELVPRYDLKKAKQLMAEAGYKDGFKLSMMAPNNRYVNDAKVAQAAAAMLSKIGIKVDLKTLPKAQYWPEFDLCAADMMMIGWHSDTEDSANFSEFLTMTRNEETGKGQYNCGHYSNPELDKMVEAANVETDPAKRSQILKTVEKTLYDDAAFVPLHWQNLAWGAKSNIDIKPIVNAMEYPYFGDLVVK; this is encoded by the coding sequence ATGAAAACCATGAAGACTAAATTAGCTATCGCATTGATGGCTGCAGGTTTAAGTTTTAGTGCAGCAGCTGCAGATATTACTGTTGCCTATGATGCAGATCCAGTATCACTCGATCCACATGAGCAGCTATCTGGCGGTACGCTACAACTTTCTCATATGGTATTTGACCCCCTAGTGCGTTACACGCAGTCGTTCGATTTTGAACCTCGTCTAGCTGAAAAATGGGAACGTATTGATGATAAGACTTTCCGTTTTAGTTTACGTAAAGGCGTGAAGTTTCATTCTGGTAATGAAATGACGGCTGATGATGTTGTATGGACATTCAATCGTTTAAAGGATTCTCCAGATTTTAAAGCGATTTTTGAACCGTATGAAAAGCTAGTTAAAATTGATGATTATACGGTTGAACTGGTTTCTAAAGGTGCTTACCCACTTGTACTTCAAACCGCTACTTATATCTTCCCAATGGATAGCAAGTTCTATACGGGTAAGACTGAAGACGGTAAAGATAAGTCTGAAATCGTAAAACACGGTAATTCTTTCGCATCGACACACATCTCAGGTACTGGTCCATTTGTTGTTAAATCACGTGAGCAAGGCGTGAAAGTGGTATTTGATCGTTTTGATGATTACTGGGATAAGAGCTCGCCTGGTAACGTAGATGAGTTAACGTTAGTACCAATTAAAGAAAATGCGACTCGTGTAGCGGCACTTCTTTCTGGCGATGTAGATATTATTGCTCCGGTAGCGCCAAATGATCATAAGCGAGTTAAAAATACGAAAGGTATTGATTTAGTTACACTTCCTGGTACTCGTATTATCACATTCCAAATGAACCAAAACAGCAATGAAGCCCTGAAAGATGTGCGTGTTCGTCAAGCGATTGTTCATGCTATTAATAACGAAGGCATCGTTAAAAAAATCATGAAAGGTTTTGCGACTACCGCTGGTCAACAAGGCCCATCAGGTTATTCAGGTTATGATGCAGAGCTTGTTCCTCGTTACGATTTGAAAAAAGCTAAACAGCTAATGGCCGAAGCGGGTTATAAAGATGGCTTTAAACTTAGCATGATGGCGCCAAATAACCGTTATGTTAACGATGCAAAAGTAGCGCAAGCTGCGGCTGCGATGCTATCGAAAATCGGTATTAAAGTTGATCTTAAAACACTACCAAAAGCGCAATATTGGCCTGAATTTGACCTATGTGCTGCTGACATGATGATGATTGGTTGGCACTCAGATACAGAAGATTCAGCGAACTTCTCTGAGTTCCTAACTATGACGCGTAATGAAGAAACAGGTAAAGGTCAGTACAACTGTGGTCATTACTCTAACCCTGAGCTAGATAAGATGGTTGAAGCGGCTAACGTAGAAACGGATCCTGCGAAGCGCAGTCAAATCCTGAAAACGGTTGAAAAGACCTTATATGATGATGCGGCATTTGTTCCTCTACACTGGCAGAACCTTGCTTGGGGTGCAAAATCAAACATAGATATCAAGCCAATCGTAAACGCAATGGAATATCCATACTTTGGTGACCTAGTGGTTAAATAA